CTGGGCAACTGCTGTGGCTGCGGTATCGGCATTGACGTTGAGTTTTTCCCCTTGAGCATCCAAGCACATCGAAGGGATGATCGGCACCGTGCCGGCATAACACAGGTTGGCGATCGTGGCGTGGTCGACGCGCGTGACGCGTCCGACATAGCCCAGGTCGATAGCCGCGCCTTCGTTATCGGTGAGCGTTAGTTTTTCGCCGAAGAGTACGTTCGTCGTGCGAAAATTGAGCGGCGATGCGCGTCCGCCGAGTTCTTCCACGCGTTCGACCAGGTGCTCGTTCGTTTCATAGGCCAACACTTGCTCGACGATGTCGCGAGTTTTGTCGTCTGTGTAGCGACGCCCCTGAATGAAGTGCGCTTCCAATCCGGCGGCCTCCATGGCGCGGCTGATGGCCGCACCCCCGCCGTGTACGACCACCGGTCGGACATCGACCGTGGACATGAAGACGATATCCAAGAGCAAATGCCGCAGCGCGTTCTCGTCCTCCATGACGCTGCCGCCGACCTTGATCACGACGACCTTGCCGCGAAACTTGCGGATCCATTCCAAGGCCTCGATGAGGACATCCGCCTTTTCGATCGCGCGTTCCAACGGTTTGCTCCCGGCGGTGCCATTCTGTTGGCCCTTCGCGGCGACCGTTCTGCTCACGGAAAACACTCCCCCCACTTTAGAAAAAGCTCTATTGTAGGTGGACAGTGAACAGTGTCAACGCTGCGGCGCTGACGACCCGAGGAGGACTGCAAAGTCAGGTATTGAGTATTTTCAGTCCGCGGGCGGGGTTCCAGGCGATATAGTCGGCGGCGGCTCGCAGGGGGATGGTGGGGTCAGAGCGGAGAAGGTGGATCGAGAGGGCGGCGTTGTTGAGGGCGGCCAACCAAACAAACCGACAGGCCTGGCCGTCGGGTGTGGTGGCGATCTTCGTCCCACCAACGGTCTTTCAAGAAGTGCAGACCGTTTTCCAGTCGCCAATGCTGGCGGAGGTGCCGCAACAGTTCCGCCGCCCGTGACCTGCTCCGGGTCGAGGCTGGAGATGAAGTAACGCACGTCGTGCGTGAGCACGACGCCGTCTGCGGAATGAACGATGTGATCGCCGCGCAGCGCTAGGCGACAGCTGTGCAGATCGAGCGATTCACGAATGTAATCCGCGTTGCCGAGATCGACCCACAGGCGGCGCGTTTCTTGGTGAGCCTCCTTTTATCGGTGGCTTCCGCGGCCGGTGGACGCAGCGCAAGCTGGGCAAAACAGTTCCGCAAAGCGTCCAACGTATCGCCCTGGTTGGCTTCGACCAAATGCTCCGTTGCTGGCGGCATCTGCGCGAAAGATGCCAGCAGCAGGCCCGGTGCCTGCTAGCGCCGGGCCTGCGGGAGGGCAATCCGAGCCGCAACGTCAGCTCTTTGCTTAACCCCGCTACGCACAACCGACTGGCGGGCCGCGATATCCGCCGCAAGACCAATTTTCTGGTCCCGTGACTCCAGCCCTATGACCGGTACAACCGATAAGCCAGATACAACCCGCAAGGTTTCCCGCATCGGAATGCCTCACCTCGACCAGGTAGGCAGCCGGGGCGCGAGCGTGCTGGGGGCTTTTAGTTCAAGAGGGGGGAGTGGGGGAATGAATCTACGTCTCTACGTGTGCCTGGCTGCGCTGTGTGGCGCCGGCCAGGCCGCGGCCGCGGAACAGCCGACGGTTGTGACGCAGCCGTACACGCAGTCATTGGAACCGGCGCGATCGGCCGACAAGCCAAGCCGCGCCCTCAAAGCGCGCCCGGCGAAGGGGCCGGTCAAGACATCCTCGGCCCAGGCCGAGCGGGCCCGAGCGGCGCTTGCGCAATCGCGGATGGTCCGCCTGGCCCAGGCATCGAAAAAGGACGAGCCAGCGGACACACCCTCGGATCCGTTCGAGGAAACCACGCCTCCGGCCGACGAGCCGGCTACTCCCTCAGAAGAAATGGAAACGCCTCTCGGAGCCGAACCGCCCACCCGCCCGGACGACCAGGTCTTCGAGATAAATCCCGGCGACGAACCTCAGCCGGCGGAAGTGCCCGCCGAACGATCAAATACTAAGCCCGGCCGCAAAGAGCCGACCGCCGCACCGCCGAAAGCGCCCGCCAAGCAAATACCGCGCTCCGAACCGCACGCGGCGCCACCGGCGGGTCGCCCTGGGCAGCCGGAGGAAGTGGCGCCGCCGCGCAGTGGCGTGCCGTCGCGTAACGGCGGACCACCGCCGGCCGAATTCGCGCCGTCGGCAGAGGAACCTTTCTATGAGGAATCGGAGCCGTATTTCGACGGAGAGGGCTGCGACGGCTGCACTTCTTGCGAAGAGGCCGTCGGTTCCTGCGGCTACTGGGAAAACTTTTGCTATCCACCGATTTCCATGCACCCACCGAGAGGGAGCTGGGTGACGGTCGACTACCTGATGTGGTGGAGCCGCGGCCAATCGTTACCGGCCTTGGTGACAACCGGCGATCGCGGCGGGGCGCTTACCGATCCCGCCCTCTCGATGCTGTTCGGCAACGATCGCGTCGATAATGGCATCCGCTCCGGCGGCCGGATTAACGTGGGCACCTGGCTCAATATGGAACAAACCTGGGGCCTCGGCGCGTCGTTCTTGCAGATGCAGAACGTGTCCACGAACTTCAGTGCCACGAGCAATGGATTTCCGACGTTGGCACGTCCGTTCGTCAACTCGCAAACCGGAGCAGACGACTCCTCGGTCGTGGCCCAGTCGAATATTCTCAGCGGCGGAATTCAGGCCCGCACCACTGGCAGCTTCGTGGCGGGGGATGCCTATTTTCGCCGCGCCTTGGCCTTCAAACCTGGCCGGCGGATTGATGCGCTCTTTGGTTGGAGATACATGCAGCTGGACGATTCACTGCAGATTAATGACCACTCGTTGTCGCTCGACTCGACCAATCCGCAGGTGCCGCTGGGCACGGTCTTTACCGGCCAGGATCAATTTCGCACCCGCAACATTTTTAACGGTGCGGAGCTGGGGTTAATGAGCGAGCGCCGCCGCGGCATCTGGTCGTTGAACACAGTGGCCAAAGTGTCACTGGGCAATATGAACCAAACAGTGCTGATCAACGGCAGCCACACAACCACCGAGCCCGGCGTGACTCCCTTTACAGGCCCGGGAAGTTTACTGACGCAACCCAGCAATATCGGCCACTACCAGCGCAACGTTTTCGCCGCCGTGCCCGAGGTGACTTTGAATCTGGGAGTTCAGATCACGCCCCGCCTGCGCGGTACGGTCGGTTACTCGTTGATCTACATCAGCAATGTCGTGCAATCGGGACGACAGGCCAACCTGTCGATCGATCCGACGCAAATCTCGGGAGGCACGGGCACACAGCCCTCCTTCCAGTTCCACGACAACACCTTCTGGCTGCAAGGTTTGAACTTCGGTTTGAATTACCAGTTCTAGAAATCGCCAGTCAATCTGAACTCCGGGTGACGGATGGCGGCCTGCCATCTCCACGCCGGGTGCCGTGTCCACGCAAGGCCTGGACATGTTAACTAGCACTCAAACCAGACATGCTCACGCGTTGCCTGAGCATGGTACCGGGCATGCACCCGTCGAAGTACAACGGTCGCGACATAGGTCGCCTGAGTCTTTTTATTCTCAAGCCTGGGCGCAGGGCCGGCCGATCCCCATGCGGACGACCTTACCGATCGCGCAGGCGGGGCGGCGGCGGTCGCTAGCAGTGCGCGCAGCAATCGCGATCGGAAAGTTTGGCCAGGAACTTTCCAGCTCGCGCCGACGCTTGTCGCCCATTAGGTTACAAAGGGCCGCTTCGATGCGCATCGAACCGACTCCATCCTTGTCGCCGCGTGCCGCGCGCCTGATCGCGCTGGGGATGTGCGCGCTCGTGCCGCTGGCGGCTGTGGAATTCTTTCTGTGCGTTTTTCGTTATGACAACGACTTCCTGTGGCATCGCTTGCTCGGAATCTCGTTCCTTCAGGACCAGCTGTACGACGCCTTCGGCCATCATTATCTACCAGCGCGGGCGATGATCGACGCCGCTACGGCGTGGATGCCGTATCGGCTGGACCGCGCCATCTGGCTCTTGGCAACGTGCGCGGGACTGGCGTGGTGTGTCAGATTCTGGTCGGATTTCGAAAGGCGACCCGTTCCCGCCTGGGCAATTCCCGCTCTCCTGGCACTGGCTGTGACCGGGTCTTACGTCCATCGCGACCTGGTCGAATGCGGCTTGCAGCTGTTCTTGCTGGAATTGCTTTCCGTGGCTCTGTGGGGATTGCTGCACGGGCGATCCTCGCTGTGCGGACTGTCGTTGGGTCTGGCCGCGGTCTACAAAGTCACGCCGCTCATCTTTCTGCCGTTCCTGCTCTGGAAGCGCCAATGGCGCGCCGCAGGCTGGATGGCTGGATCAACCGTTTTCTTTTGCCTGTTGCCGGGCCTCTTTGTGGGTTGGCAGCGGAATATCGAGTTGCATTCACAATGGTTTGACTATGCCGGCCGTCTGATGGCGCAAGACGACCCGGCCGAAAATGGCATCGAACCGGCAACGATGCACAACCAGTCACTGCCCGTGATGCTGGCGCGACTGGTGGAGGATTTTCCAGAGGGTCATCCTCTGTACATTGGTCGCGGACCGCTCGCACGCTGGGCGCGTTTCGATCCGCTATCCGCCAAGCGCTTCATGCAAGGGGCGCTGCTGGTGTTTGCCCTGGGGCTGGCGTGGCGCTTCCGGCGGTCAATTGACCTGACGGACGGTGGCGAAGCAATCGCCTGGGAGTGGTCCGCGATGTGCTCTCTCACGGCGCTTTTGTCACCTATGTGCTGGCTTCAGCACCTGGTGCTGGTCATTCCCACGGCTTTACTGTTCGCACAATATGCCGCTGCAGGTCGAGCCCGACGGTGGCAATGGAATGCGGCCGGAGCGGCCACGGCGCTGATGTTGTTGGTTCACAAGGACCTGTTGGGCTTGACACTCTGTGACCTGCTCAGCTCGTACCAGCCTCACACCGTGGCAAGCGTCCTGTTGGTGGTGCTGGCTATAGGCACTCGGTCGCCCGGTCCGTCGGCAAATGCTGCCGAGGAAGTATCTCCCAACGGTTACAGCCTGGCAGCTTGAAGGGTGCGTCCCTTCTCTTGCCCCGAGACCTCGACGCGTTTCCGCCGGTGGCCGTAATGAAATGCACGGATCGGCGGACCCTGAAAAGTCCGTTAGTTTTCCAGGGCCGTTTCGCTGCCAGGTGCGTAGTGTGATAGGGTGAGGCTTGTTCGCCCAAAGTCCGCCCGAGCCCGAGGGAAAGGATGGTCGCACATGGCGGGGCCAGGCATGTTGCAGATCTTTCGTGCCAGTGGCGTTGCGCTGCTCCTATCGGCGTTGTGGACCATGTCCGTTTGTGCCGCCCCTCCTGGTAGTACTTCCTCGTCGGCCGTTCCGGCAGTTACACCTTCGCCACGCACGGGCGAGGTCGACGGTGCGATGCTCGACTCGATCGAGCGTGTGCGGCAGGTTTCGCGGCAAGCGCTGGCCGCCGAGGTTCGGGCCGCACTGACCAAGGCCCACGAGCGGATGGCAGCAGACCCGGTGGGAACATCTCGCGCGCTGACGATGGTCCGCCAACGCGTCCGTGCCGCTCCTGAGCTAGCGCCGGCCGAGCGCGATCAATTGCTCGCGCAGATTGGCACTGTGCAAGGCCAGGCGGAGAGTGCTTCGAGAGCGCGCAACCGTCGCGCCATTGATCAGGACCAGGCCCAAAGGATGCGCGCGGCGCGGCAGGAGCTCAATCACGCGCTAGTGACCAATCAACAGGCAGCATCACGGAACGTGGCACGCGTCAATGAACTGGCGGCCGGCCAGCAATACCGCCAAGCCGAGGCGCAAGCACGCCTGGCCGGTGAGGGCACGTCAGCGGTTGCGGCCAGCACGGCCCTGGCTCTCGAATCGCGTACGCGCCTCCATATCGCGGAGGCGCAATCGTTGGCCGAGCGTCGACGCCAGAAACTGTACGAAGAGTTCCGAACCGAGGACAGGCAGCAGGCCGTCATTTCCGACGATCCGCCGATCGTTTATCCGTCGGCCACGCAATGGCAGTCGTTGTCCGCACGCCGCAGGAAGTGGGGCGAGACGGCCAGCACCTATCAGCCTGGCCCCGGCGAAGAGAAAATCAACAAGGCTCTCCGTGAGACGACCAGCATCGATTTCCAGAACATGCCGCTGGCGGACGCTGTCGACTATCTCAAGGACAAGCACGGCATCGAGATCCAGCTCGACAACAAGAATCTGTCTCTGGTCGCGATCAGTAGCGCCGTGCCCGTCACCTGCAAAGCCCGCGGCATCACACTGGCTTCGGCTCTGCGGCTGGTCCTTAATGACTTGGACCTGAGTTGGATCGTGCGCAACGACGTTCTGTTGATCACGACGAAGGAACAGGCTGACAGCGTGATGAGCACACGCATCTATCCGGTAGGCGATTTGATCATACCGGTGCAAAACCCGTTTGGTCTGCCCGGACATATGCCGTTCTAAAACGCCGTTCTGTTTCGGCGGCGGCCCACGCGCCGCGACGAAGTGCGGACGAAAGCCGTTTGCTCCGCCATGCGGCTTCTAAGCTAGCTCTGCAGGCAATGCCAGCACTCTGATTTCCGTTGTACCGCGCTGACGATCGATCACGTCGCCGGGACACCGGTCGCGAGCGGCCGATCAACCTTGACGCCTTTGGCGCAAACGAGTTACAAAATGCGGCCGTTAGCCTCGCGGGTTTGCTTCGGTGCCTGATTTGGGCTTAGACGAGCGAGCGATGCGATCTGTCGACTTGTTATAGACGAGTGCTGGCAGTTTCTTGCCAGATTTGTTAGCGGACGTTTGAACCCGCGCGGTGCGACCATGAATCATCGAGTCCGTCAAGTACGGCAGGTCCTCGGTAAAGTGGTTCGTCGGTATGCCCCGGGCTTACGGCGTGCGCCTCATTCTGAGGTACCACAGGCGGTCCTGCCCTATGAGTACGCGAACGGGGCTGAAGACCTCGTGCTGCTGTTCAACGCCGCATATTACCGCGAGATGAATGCCGACCTGACTCTCCCCGGCGATCAGCTATTGTCGCATTTCCTTCTCCGCGGCTGGCGCGAAGGGCGCAGTCCGCACCCGATATTCGATCTGCCATTCTACGTGCGCACGAACGGTTGCTTCCTCGATCAGGAGGTAAATCCCGTGCAGCATTTTCTCGATCACGGTTGGCGCGAGGGGCGCAATCCCAATCGACTGTTCGACTGCCGGTACTATCTGCAAATTCATCCCGACGTTGCCGCGGCCGATATGAATCCGTTGCTGCACTATTTGCGCTACGGCAGCAAGGAACTGCGAGTCGGCGGACCGTTGTTCGATACCCGCAGCTATACCGAATTCCACCCCGAGTGCCTGACCTCGGGCGTTGATCCCATGAGCCACTATTTGTGGCGTGGCATCAGGTCGGGCTACGCCCCGTTGCCGCTCAGCCATTTACGTGTGCCGATGCTCACCAAGCGCCCGATACACGTACACGGCGCGGAGCTGCCCCTGGTCGCATGACATGATCGTTAAAACACCCCACGAACCACCGCTTCACCTGCGCATGATCTCCGCGAAAACGAATACTTTGATTGACGAGCTGCTGGACCGGCGTCGGGAGTATCACGCATACTTCGAACGGAACGCGACCACAGGCGACCGTCCCTTCGGCGACGTGGACTATGTGCTCGTCTGGCACCTGATCGCGCGCCTCGGAATCAAGTCGTTGCAAGTTGACGATGCCGGCGTGATGGAGCTATTTCGTGCGGCGCAGCCTGTCGAAGGTTCAACGACTCTGCAGATCTCGCTGGCTGCTGAGTACGACCGAGCCGCCCCAGCTGGTGCGCTTCTGCTATTCAATGCGCATGTCCGGCCCGCCGACGACTGGCTGGCCGACAGCACGTCGGAAAACTCGCTGGCCTTATGTTACGGGTTGACCGGCACGCTCGATGGATCGCTTGCGCAATCCTTGCAAGCCGTATTGCACGGCGGCGCCGACGTTGTGTTCCTGCCGTTGTTCGCGACAGCGCCGCCCTTATGGCGCGCGGCTTGCCTGCTGATCGCGGCGCGCAGCCGGCTCGTACAGCTCAACGGCATTGCGACGGAACTGACGAGTACGTTCTCGGGTGACGATTTGGACGCGTTACACCTGGCCGAAGAAAATCTCCGTCTGCGGGCCACGATTGGTCGGCTGTCGACGGCGGACACCAACCATGGGGAGCTTGTCCATTTGAAGTCTACAATTGCCACGCTTGAAGCACAGGTTGTGGCGCTGCGCCGCACGGCATTGGCGCAGGAAGAGTCGATCGCCGCGCTGCTTATGCCGGCCGGCGGCCAACGGTCGCCCGTAGGAAACAACGGTCATTCGCACGGCACGGCACGCTAAGTACGCGACGGAACTGCAAGCCTTCCAGATTTGACGCTACGGCGATGAGGATATCGGCTTTGTTGCACATACTATATCCGTCGGGCTTGAACTGGTTCTATGAAGCCATTGCGCACGAATTGCAAGAAGATCTAACCACTCTTGGCATTCGCTCAAGGCTTATCACGCCGCAGGAATTGCTCGGGTCCACGCGGCTTGAGATCGGTTCGCAACAAGGCATTCTCATCGTTAGCGCGGCCGAGTGCCTGTTCAGCCTCGCCGGGCCGGCCAACTCTTCGGCAGGTTTCGACGCCTGGACGAATCGATTGCGAGACAAGCTGAAGGAATTTCATCGTCGCATGTTGCTGAATTTGGACGGGATTCATACTTCCTGGTTCCAGAACCAAATGTCGCAAATCGGCGACGCGATGACGCATGTGCTCGACCTGGGTATGGTTCCGCAAACCACGCTGCCGAAGCTGGGTGGGTTGACTTACGTATGGATTCCCGAATCGTTCACGTTACGGCACCGGCAGAATCTCACGCCGTACGACGCGGACCGACCGATTCCGTGGACCATGGTTGGCCACGCCACGCAGGAACGCGCCGAGGTGGTCGACGCGCTTTCGAGAATGCTCGGCGCTGCCGGCACGCTGTTTCTGCCCCCGTTGCGTCCGTTCGGCAGCGATGGCGCGCGTAATCTATCGGAACAGTCGCTCGATCGGGTACTCGCTCGAACGCAATACTACGTCTGGGCCAGCCATCATCTTTCGCCCTACCACGAGTGTTTGCGAGCGCTGCACGCCGTCCGCAATGGCGCGGTCCCCGTGAAAATCGATCCGCTGTTCTACTTTTTGTTCCAGGAGATTCCCTGGGTCCATGCCAGCGTTGATGCGTTTCTGGCCGCGATCGAAACACAGGGGCGTCGGGTGCTGTACAACCGCGCGAAAGATTTCCTAATGGCTCGCGACACGTTCGGCTCACACGTGGCCGGCGCGCTGGGCTTGCGGACAACGCACAACGCCGCACGTGCGGACTCTGCGGACAATGTGCCACCGCCGCATGGAGCACGCGGCAATCGAGCCGCAGGCGAATGTGCAGCAGCGCGCGTGGCCCTGCTTACTGAGAACTAAGCGAATGCCGTCGGTGCGCCTGTGATTTACTTCGGCGAGTCCGTCGGCCGTGATACTCGACAGGAAATTTGCGTGATGCAAGCCTGCAAACGTACCGACGGGATTTCGATCTGTATTCCCAATTGGAATCATCGATCCTATTTGTATCGCAGCGTCGGCTGCGCACTGGCAACGGCTCGAGAGCTAGCCCGGCATGGCTTGGGTTGCGAAGTGTTGGTGATCGATGATGCTTCGCGCGATGGCTCACAGCGGTTGCTGCTGCGTTTGGCGATGATGGACGCCACCGGCTCGCTGCAGATTATCGCGAACGACGAGAATCGCGGCTTGGGCGCCGCGCGCAATCGGGGACTCCGCGAGTCTCGCTACAAATGGGTCTGCTTTCTCGACGCCGACAACGAACTGATTCCCGAGAACGTCTTTCATTTTTACCGCGCCGCCAAGGATACCGGAGCGGCGTTTACTTATGGAAATCTCGTTGTGCGGATCGGCGGCCCAGATGGGCCCGTCAGTGAAATCATCTCCAACGATTTTCTCAACGAATCCAT
Above is a window of Pirellulales bacterium DNA encoding:
- the argB gene encoding acetylglutamate kinase, whose protein sequence is MERAIEKADVLIEALEWIRKFRGKVVVIKVGGSVMEDENALRHLLLDIVFMSTVDVRPVVVHGGGAAISRAMEAAGLEAHFIQGRRYTDDKTRDIVEQVLAYETNEHLVERVEELGGRASPLNFRTTNVLFGEKLTLTDNEGAAIDLGYVGRVTRVDHATIANLCYAGTVPIIPSMCLDAQGEKLNVNADTAATAVAQALGAEKLVFLSDVNGVRRSKDDPNSLIVSLTAEEANKLIESGAIEAGMIPKVQACLETLDRGVRKIHIIDGRQRHSLLMEVYTSRGVGTEIVKSR
- a CDS encoding BBP7 family outer membrane beta-barrel protein, whose amino-acid sequence is MNLRLYVCLAALCGAGQAAAAEQPTVVTQPYTQSLEPARSADKPSRALKARPAKGPVKTSSAQAERARAALAQSRMVRLAQASKKDEPADTPSDPFEETTPPADEPATPSEEMETPLGAEPPTRPDDQVFEINPGDEPQPAEVPAERSNTKPGRKEPTAAPPKAPAKQIPRSEPHAAPPAGRPGQPEEVAPPRSGVPSRNGGPPPAEFAPSAEEPFYEESEPYFDGEGCDGCTSCEEAVGSCGYWENFCYPPISMHPPRGSWVTVDYLMWWSRGQSLPALVTTGDRGGALTDPALSMLFGNDRVDNGIRSGGRINVGTWLNMEQTWGLGASFLQMQNVSTNFSATSNGFPTLARPFVNSQTGADDSSVVAQSNILSGGIQARTTGSFVAGDAYFRRALAFKPGRRIDALFGWRYMQLDDSLQINDHSLSLDSTNPQVPLGTVFTGQDQFRTRNIFNGAELGLMSERRRGIWSLNTVAKVSLGNMNQTVLINGSHTTTEPGVTPFTGPGSLLTQPSNIGHYQRNVFAAVPEVTLNLGVQITPRLRGTVGYSLIYISNVVQSGRQANLSIDPTQISGGTGTQPSFQFHDNTFWLQGLNFGLNYQF
- a CDS encoding glycosyltransferase family 87 protein, coding for MRIEPTPSLSPRAARLIALGMCALVPLAAVEFFLCVFRYDNDFLWHRLLGISFLQDQLYDAFGHHYLPARAMIDAATAWMPYRLDRAIWLLATCAGLAWCVRFWSDFERRPVPAWAIPALLALAVTGSYVHRDLVECGLQLFLLELLSVALWGLLHGRSSLCGLSLGLAAVYKVTPLIFLPFLLWKRQWRAAGWMAGSTVFFCLLPGLFVGWQRNIELHSQWFDYAGRLMAQDDPAENGIEPATMHNQSLPVMLARLVEDFPEGHPLYIGRGPLARWARFDPLSAKRFMQGALLVFALGLAWRFRRSIDLTDGGEAIAWEWSAMCSLTALLSPMCWLQHLVLVIPTALLFAQYAAAGRARRWQWNAAGAATALMLLVHKDLLGLTLCDLLSSYQPHTVASVLLVVLAIGTRSPGPSANAAEEVSPNGYSLAA
- a CDS encoding glycosyltransferase family 2 protein, whose amino-acid sequence is MQACKRTDGISICIPNWNHRSYLYRSVGCALATARELARHGLGCEVLVIDDASRDGSQRLLLRLAMMDATGSLQIIANDENRGLGAARNRGLRESRYKWVCFLDADNELIPENVFHFYRAAKDTGAAFTYGNLVVRIGGPDGPVSEIISNDFLNESIFERNYIDAMAVVDADQALAVGGYVESRTMPEDLEFVLHMAAEGRQIVMLPMLLGHWYLHKQSLGQDRGAVDNPKIDRIFNQRKAGLPLGFKPRMYHPDVGYLV